In the genome of Thunnus thynnus chromosome 6, fThuThy2.1, whole genome shotgun sequence, the window TCCAGATGGAGGATGACGGCCTGTATGAGTGTCATGTGGGGATCTATGACAGGAGCTCCAGAGACAAGGTGATTCTAGCCTCCGGCAGCATCACCCTCACTGTTATAGGTATGTATCCATTTCTTTAGAAAACAGTGTGAAATGAACACTCTCCTCCCCTGAGGAACAGCAGAGACTGTAACTCCAGTGTagcttaaaggacgagttcactaTTTAATTACCAActctgtctttgtgtatgtaatgatgggggacaaaatccacagttcagtttatctgaggctaatATGAGGATATCTGGGATAGTTACAGCCTTTATGTTCAAAACTTCCCTCTTGTAGTTACCATCCTTCCACTGCAGGATAATTActaaatgacctcaaacctAGTTTGGCATTTCTGTAAAGCAATTTTAGAGATTAGTATGAAATATTCACTTCAAACCAAATGTctgctttttatatttaattattagaAAAATTCCTGATAATTGATACTGGAGATTTATTCTCACATGTGTACAAAGCACCATCTTATCTGAGTGTCTTAGACCTGTTTGTATTTTATCTGCAGTACCTCCCAGGTCTATCTCTGTGGTGGCAGCCAACAGCCCGGCTCCTTTCAGCCGCTACGAGGCTCAGAACTTCACTCTGGTTTGCATTGTTGCAGGAGCAAAGCCGGCTCCCATGGTGAGATGGAGCTTTTTTACTCTTTAACTCTCTTCAAGGACTCGGTCTTAGTTATCGAATTTGCATCTCTGCTTTTTTTGCTTGGAGGGAAAGTTTCATTCTCCATTCTTCCTTTTATCATCATGGAAAACGACTAAAATCTTTTAGAAACGCTGATAGAGTGAGAGAGGATACAGAATGAAATTGGGAGCACCGCTGGATTTGAAATGTTAAGCGCTCAcagggagaaaaacaacaatgccCAGCTTGATGCTGTCTGCAGCGGCTTGaaagttttaaatgaaaaagcTATTTACAGCTTTGGTCTGTACCCTACACGACCTCTTTGGAAAATGTATTGGGAATTAATATCAGGGGATTAGAGGGCAGCTGCATATGTGATCAAATAAAGTCCACCATGAAAAGAGTGAAGAGTGGCTTCACACATCCTGAATGAGACAAACATATCAGCCAGATGAAGAGGAGCAATACTATCTGTGATCAAAATGTTGATACAATTCcacttaattttctgttttccattttctgtgtttatctgctgaagTGGACGTCTGTTTGTTTAACCGCCGTCCTCTCTGCCTGTACTGGGTTATTGTATTTGTGGTAAATAATGATGGTGACAGACACCAGTATCTCTGGTCACATGACAATGTTTTCCCTTCCATTATAAGACTAAGTTGAATGaatggaaaaaacacaatgcTGAGAGTTCTCTACCCGTCTGGAGGAAAAGgttttaataataaacatgGTAGGAAAACCAAACCTTTTGTGTTCCATTTGGGTTCCCAGCACCCACTGCAGGGGCAGGAAGACTgacactgatcctttaaataCATAAGCACTGATCTTAAATACATAAGATGTGTGAGAGGAACTGACTTACTACAGTAACTCAGTGATCCCCCCCAAAACCCAGTTCTGAATTAGAACCGGTTATCtatatttaaaggggacatgtcatgcttttagtgattttctgttatttatttactgttataatgttggatgtctgtgttaaacatggtcaaagttccaaaacttgaggttaacaaATGAAATCTTGTCTTGTCCCTTAACAGCCAGCTGTCATTCTGTCCAGAGAGAGAAGGCTCAGCGTTATATTTTGAAACTGTTCCTGTTATGCTCACCTGTCTTCGTCCCCACCTTTCAGGTGTACTTCAAGCGGGATGGGGAGCTTATTGATGTGGTGCCAACCACTCAGTTTTCCTCCTCAGTGGGAGACCAAAGCAACGGCCCTGGTCGAGAAAAGAGCCGAGGCAGGAGCCAGGCCGGGCTCTGGAGCTCCCAGGTTTTCACCAGTCGAGACCTCGATGACACCAAGCTCCAGAAGTCCTTGTCCTTGCTGGAGCAGGAGGGAAAACCGGCTCGGCTGGGCCAAGACAGCCCTGATGGCTCTGAAGAGGGCCAAGAGCAAGACTCCGAGTCAGACCCTGAGCCAACCACCGAGGTGATCCCTGAGACGGTGGTAAGCCGGGAGTTTCCACGCTGGGTCCAGACCAGCGACCCGCTCTACTACTTCCAGCACCGACAGACGGCGGCAGGTGACGGCACCATGGAGGTGAGAGCCATGTTGACCTGGAGCCTCAACCCCCAGCTGGACAACGAGGCTCTGTTCAGCTGTGAGGTGAACCACCCGGCCCTGTCTATGCCCATGCAGGCCGAGGTCACACTGGGTGAgtcaaacaccaacacacactgagtaacacacacaggtgtCAGTAGTCTTGCTAACTAGAGTTCCACCTTGTACCATTAGAGGACAGTACAGAAGTGCATAATAAAAGTCTGCCtaaaaaaagtgtaaaagttTCTCCAGCAAAGGGAAAAACCTGCTAACACTAGTTAACCAATCTCCTCTGTCTTTCACCTCTATTAACATTGAACTAATCAGTTCCCTCAAAACGATGACGTTATTcttttcatgaatatttatgCAAACAGAACTTCTAGTTAGattgtgaaaacaacattttaaagattcCCAGTTGTCTTCTACAATgtttaaccccttaacatccaccctagtttataacagaagaactgtaaggccatgatgcatgtatttggcttcatttgacaagtgacatcttctagtttctggaaatgtgtttgtttagcatgtggctaaaacacaaacatcaattcaaataaggctcaaaaaagtttttggtcctcgtctataatgagtcatatttgaataacaatattTAGGACATGCTTTATACCAGAACCATGCAGAACACCATAAACCTTCTACATCTTTT includes:
- the igsf21b gene encoding immunoglobulin superfamily member 21b; translated protein: MTVPLALCCLLFSAHTLRLTTSYLTVSIDPLPHVVIGDTVTLKCNFQTDGNLREIVWFRVSTQVTEGGSAKQKIFTYDAMYNTSYSHMEDNRRREDLVYQSTVRLPEVQMEDDGLYECHVGIYDRSSRDKVILASGSITLTVIVPPRSISVVAANSPAPFSRYEAQNFTLVCIVAGAKPAPMVYFKRDGELIDVVPTTQFSSSVGDQSNGPGREKSRGRSQAGLWSSQVFTSRDLDDTKLQKSLSLLEQEGKPARLGQDSPDGSEEGQEQDSESDPEPTTEVIPETVVSREFPRWVQTSDPLYYFQHRQTAAGDGTMEVRAMLTWSLNPQLDNEALFSCEVNHPALSMPMQAEVTLAAPRGPKLSMSPSKARVGDTVRITVQGFQLGPSASEVFPEPMFTWTKVGGPLLDGREEHDGRELVLERVPAELNGSMFRCTAQNPLGSTDTHTRLIVFDNPRMKKGTERFTAIDAAVSQRSLTLTSMLLLLSFTCELT